Proteins from a genomic interval of Desulfovibrio aminophilus DSM 12254:
- the secY gene encoding preprotein translocase subunit SecY, translated as MALSGVENLARLPELKKKLGWTFLLLAVYRLGIHVPVPGVDGAALAEFFASAQNTLFGLFDMFSGGGLKNLSIFALGIMPYISASIILQLLTVVSPELKRLSKEDGQAGRKKITEYTRYGTVLITLIQGLGIAVGLESMTSPTGAPVVVDPGWMFRFMSVVTLTAGTIFLMWLGERITAKGIGNGISLIIFAGIVAGLPSAVVNTFRLMSAGELSLFVLLLILAVMVAVLGFIVFMERGQRRIPIHYAKRMMGRKMFGGQTTHLPLRINTAGVIPPIFASSLLLFPATVANFSSAEWLKTVSTLLSPQSIVYNILYIAVIIFFAYFYTAIIFDPKGIAENIQKQGGFIPGIRPGARTREYIDRVLARITLWGALYISAICVLPTVLIANFNVPFYFGGTSILIVVGVAMDFMGQIESYLISRQYEGLMGKTRIKGRR; from the coding sequence GTGGCTTTGTCCGGTGTCGAAAATCTGGCGCGGCTGCCCGAGCTGAAGAAGAAGCTCGGGTGGACCTTCCTGTTGCTGGCCGTTTATCGCCTGGGCATCCACGTTCCGGTCCCCGGGGTGGACGGCGCGGCTCTGGCGGAGTTCTTCGCCAGCGCGCAGAATACCCTATTCGGCCTGTTCGACATGTTCTCCGGCGGCGGGTTGAAGAATCTCTCCATCTTCGCCCTGGGCATCATGCCGTACATCTCCGCGTCCATCATCCTGCAACTGCTCACCGTGGTCAGCCCCGAACTGAAGCGGCTGTCCAAGGAAGACGGTCAGGCCGGGCGCAAGAAGATCACCGAATACACCCGCTACGGAACGGTGCTCATCACGCTCATTCAGGGTCTCGGCATCGCCGTGGGACTGGAGAGCATGACCAGCCCCACCGGAGCACCCGTGGTCGTCGATCCGGGGTGGATGTTCCGTTTCATGAGCGTTGTCACCCTGACTGCGGGAACCATCTTCCTCATGTGGCTGGGTGAACGCATCACCGCCAAGGGTATCGGCAACGGCATCTCGCTGATCATCTTCGCGGGCATCGTGGCAGGCTTGCCGTCCGCGGTGGTCAACACCTTCCGGCTCATGAGCGCGGGCGAACTGTCGCTTTTCGTGCTTCTGCTCATCTTGGCCGTGATGGTGGCCGTGCTCGGCTTCATCGTCTTCATGGAGCGCGGGCAGCGCCGCATTCCCATCCATTACGCCAAGCGCATGATGGGTCGGAAGATGTTCGGCGGACAGACCACGCACCTGCCGTTGCGCATCAACACCGCCGGAGTCATACCGCCGATCTTCGCCTCGAGTCTTCTGCTTTTTCCGGCCACGGTGGCGAACTTCTCCAGCGCGGAGTGGTTGAAGACGGTGTCCACCCTGTTGAGCCCGCAGTCCATCGTGTACAACATTCTGTACATCGCGGTGATCATCTTCTTCGCCTACTTCTACACGGCGATCATCTTCGATCCCAAGGGCATCGCGGAAAATATCCAGAAGCAGGGCGGGTTCATTCCGGGCATTCGTCCCGGCGCACGGACGCGCGAGTACATCGACCGCGTGTTGGCCCGCATTACGCTTTGGGGCGCGCTGTATATCTCGGCCATCTGCGTCCTGCCCACGGTGCTCATCGCCAACTTCAATGTACCGTTTTACTTCGGCGGCACGTCTATTCTCATCGTGGTCGGCGTGGCCATGGACTTCATGGGCCAGATCGAGTCCTATCTCATCTCCCGGCAATACGAGGGACTCATGGGGAAGACCCGGATCAAGGGCAGGCGATAG
- the map gene encoding type I methionyl aminopeptidase: MKKFRGVFLKNPNEIALMRVANRITSQILDALGEAVRPGAECSEFEDICRRLCEEHQVRPAFLGYQGYGYALCCSVNSEVVHGFPTRDKVLREGDIVSFDMGVVYKGFYGDSARTFPVGQVRGEAARLMDVTRESLLLGIEQARPGNNLYDISAAVQRRAESAGFGVVRRFVGHGIGARMHEKPEVPNFVPRGILGLPLKAGMVLAIEPMITEGGHEVEVLADGWTAVTKDRKLAAHFEHTVAITPDGPQILSLSD, encoded by the coding sequence TTGAAAAAGTTTCGCGGAGTCTTTCTTAAGAATCCGAATGAAATCGCCTTAATGCGTGTTGCGAACCGGATCACCTCCCAAATCCTGGATGCCTTGGGGGAGGCGGTTCGCCCTGGAGCGGAATGCTCCGAGTTTGAAGACATCTGCCGCCGGTTGTGCGAAGAGCATCAGGTCAGACCGGCTTTCCTGGGATACCAGGGATATGGCTACGCTCTTTGTTGTTCGGTGAATTCGGAGGTCGTGCATGGCTTCCCCACCCGGGACAAGGTGCTTCGGGAGGGGGACATTGTTTCCTTCGACATGGGCGTGGTGTATAAGGGGTTTTACGGCGATTCGGCGCGAACCTTCCCCGTGGGCCAGGTGCGCGGAGAGGCCGCCCGGCTCATGGATGTGACCCGGGAATCCCTGTTGCTCGGGATTGAGCAGGCCCGCCCCGGGAACAACCTGTACGACATTTCGGCCGCCGTGCAGCGGCGTGCCGAGTCGGCTGGGTTTGGAGTGGTCCGGCGGTTCGTGGGCCATGGCATCGGCGCACGAATGCATGAGAAGCCGGAAGTACCCAACTTTGTTCCTCGTGGAATTCTTGGGCTGCCGCTGAAGGCCGGGATGGTGCTGGCCATCGAGCCCATGATCACCGAGGGCGGGCATGAAGTGGAAGTGCTGGCCGACGGCTGGACTGCGGTGACCAAGGACCGCAAACTGGCCGCCCACTTCGAGCATACTGTGGCGATTACGCCGGATGGGCCCCAGATCCTGAGCCTCTCGGACTAG
- the rpmJ gene encoding 50S ribosomal protein L36, giving the protein MKVRPSVKKICTKCKIIRRKGVLRVICDNPRHKQRQG; this is encoded by the coding sequence ATGAAAGTCAGACCTTCGGTGAAAAAGATTTGTACCAAATGCAAAATCATCAGGCGCAAGGGTGTGTTGCGGGTCATTTGCGACAATCCCCGGCACAAGCAGCGCCAGGGTTAA
- the rpsM gene encoding 30S ribosomal protein S13: MARIAGVDLPKKKRMDIALTYIYGIGRTTARKILADTGVEWTKSTDDLSADETNTIRNEIEQRYKVEGDLRRELTQNIKRLMDIGCYRGLRHRKGLPARGQRTHTNARTRKGPRRSLMGKKKSKAPAAGGSAA; encoded by the coding sequence GTGGCACGCATTGCTGGCGTTGATTTGCCCAAGAAGAAGCGGATGGACATCGCGCTGACCTATATTTACGGCATCGGCCGTACGACGGCGCGCAAGATCCTGGCCGACACCGGCGTGGAATGGACCAAGAGCACCGACGATCTGAGCGCGGACGAGACCAATACCATCCGCAACGAGATCGAGCAGCGCTACAAGGTCGAAGGCGACCTCCGTCGCGAGCTGACCCAGAACATCAAGCGGCTGATGGATATCGGCTGCTATCGCGGCTTGCGGCATCGCAAGGGCCTGCCTGCCCGCGGACAGCGCACCCATACCAACGCCCGCACCCGCAAGGGGCCGCGCCGTTCGCTTATGGGAAAGAAGAAGAGCAAGGCCCCCGCTGCCGGCGGCTCCGCCGCGTAG
- the rpsK gene encoding 30S ribosomal protein S11: MARPRRAGKKKEKKNVPVGVAHVQATFNNTIITFTDLKGNVVSWASAGAAFKGSRKSTPFAAQIAAENAAKVAQEHGMRTVGVFVKGPGAGREAAMRAINNSGFKVSFIRDITPIPHNGCRPPKRRRV; this comes from the coding sequence ATGGCAAGACCTCGTCGCGCCGGAAAAAAGAAAGAGAAGAAGAACGTTCCCGTGGGCGTCGCCCATGTGCAGGCCACCTTCAACAACACCATCATCACCTTTACGGACCTCAAGGGGAACGTGGTGAGCTGGGCCAGCGCAGGCGCTGCGTTCAAGGGATCCCGCAAGAGCACGCCCTTCGCCGCGCAGATCGCGGCCGAAAACGCGGCCAAGGTGGCGCAGGAGCACGGTATGCGCACCGTGGGCGTTTTCGTGAAGGGACCTGGTGCCGGTCGTGAGGCCGCCATGCGCGCCATCAACAACTCCGGGTTCAAGGTCAGTTTCATCCGTGACATCACCCCCATCCCCCACAACGGCTGCCGTCCTCCGAAACGGCGCCGGGTGTAA
- the rpsD gene encoding 30S ribosomal protein S4 gives MARYTDAKCRLCRREGQKLFLKGDRCYTDKCAYERRPYAPGGAGRLRKKMSDYAVQLREKQKVRRMYGLLEGQFHTYFERAEAQKGVTGANLLILLERRLDNVIYRLGFANSRDQARQLVTHGVFKVNGRRVNVPSLLVRPNDVVEVREESRKVPVIMEAQEVIARRGCPGWLESDGANFKGTVKALPVREDIQFPINEHLIVELYSK, from the coding sequence TTGGCCAGATACACCGATGCCAAATGCAGACTGTGCCGCCGTGAAGGGCAGAAGCTCTTTCTCAAAGGCGACCGCTGCTATACCGATAAGTGCGCCTATGAGCGCCGCCCCTACGCTCCCGGCGGGGCTGGACGCCTGCGCAAGAAGATGAGCGACTATGCCGTCCAGTTGCGCGAGAAGCAAAAGGTCCGCCGCATGTATGGGCTGCTCGAAGGCCAGTTCCATACGTATTTCGAGCGCGCCGAGGCGCAGAAGGGCGTCACCGGCGCCAATCTGCTCATCCTTTTGGAGCGTCGCCTGGACAACGTCATCTACCGTTTGGGCTTCGCCAACTCCCGCGACCAGGCCCGCCAGCTGGTGACCCACGGCGTGTTCAAGGTCAACGGCCGCCGGGTGAACGTGCCTTCCCTGCTTGTCCGGCCCAACGATGTGGTCGAGGTGCGCGAGGAAAGCCGCAAGGTGCCCGTCATCATGGAAGCCCAGGAAGTCATCGCCCGCCGGGGTTGCCCGGGCTGGCTGGAGTCCGATGGGGCCAACTTCAAGGGAACGGTCAAGGCTCTGCCGGTCCGCGAGGACATTCAGTTCCCGATCAACGAGCACCTCATCGTCGAGCTGTACTCCAAATAA